Proteins encoded in a region of the Podospora pseudopauciseta strain CBS 411.78 chromosome 6, whole genome shotgun sequence genome:
- the DBP10 gene encoding ATP-dependent RNA helicase dbp10 (COG:A; EggNog:ENOG503NVXB) produces MKRRAASPTPSEHEVDIAGSLFADESDGDFEVVKNGAEADFDLDFGDLLTAGDGDSNAEDDEDFIATAQRKSNRKSSNVQGKSVKKGGGFQAMGLNANLLRAITKKGFSVPTPIQRKTIPLVLERRDVVGMARTGSGKTAAFVIPMIERLKGHSPKVGARALILSPSRELALQTLKVVKELGRGTDLKTILLVGGDSLEEQFAQMATNPDIVIATPGRFLHLKVEMNLNLSSIKYVVFDEADRLFEMGFAEQLTEILHALPSSRQTLLFSATLPSSLVEFARAGLQEPSLVRLDAETKVSPDMESAFFSVKGGEKEGALLHILHDIIKMPMGTPEGAPKDEADPNNSRGKRKRVSDRLSFKEKPTAHSTIIFTATKHHVEYIAHLLRHAGFAVSYIYGSLDQTARKIQVDDFRRGRTNILVVTDVAARGIDIPVLANVINYDFPPQPKVFVHRVGRTARAGQRGWAYALVRESDLPYLIDLQLFLGRRLVMGKDGQDPSFAQDVVLGALKRLELENQTEWVNKVLNEEGDISALRGVTLKAEKLYMRTRNSASSSSAKRAREIINSKGWTQLHPLFGVEAINAEEARDNLLSKISLFKPQETVFEIGPQGKSHRNRAAEVMRSFRTKVAPRRITKGENDSDVDMSDGEGPKADSEFDSDSDDEPPKQEDVSESEQEEDDSDSEMEVTVTSSKSSKKQKGGDPIASFQDPEIFMSYTPRTTSAAEEKAYGVHSGGVNSSHFVTAARDAAMDLTNDDGAKAFGLPTRSKLRWDKRHSKYVARANDDDGSKGVKMIRGESGVKIAASFQSGRFDKWKKSNRIGRLPGVGELEKPGLARLANGPGHQEGGTRYKHRQEKAPKEADKFRDDYHVRKKRVAEAKEKRIGKFKDGEGSKRELKNATDIRKARVIAEKKREKNARPSKRPRR; encoded by the exons ATGAAGAGACGCGCTGCGTCCCCGACTCCGTCGGAGCACGAGGTCGATATTGCGGGGTCCCTGTTTGCCGACGAGAGTGATGGCGATtttgaggttgtcaagaaTGGTGCTGAGGCGGATTTCGATCTTGATTTCGGAGATCTCTTAACAGCAGGCGATGGCGATTCGAATGCcgaggacgatgaagacTTCATTGCTACCGCTCAGCGCAAGTCCAACAGGAAAAGCTCGAATGTGCAGGGCAAGTCGGTAaagaagggtggtggtttccAGGCCATGG GCCTCAATGCGAATTTATTACGAGCCATCACAAAGAAGGGCTTTTCTGTCCCGACTCCAATTCAGAGGAAGACAATCCCTCTGGTCCTGGAAAGAAGAGATGTTGTGGGTATGGCGCGCACAGGTTCAGGAAAGACAGCCGCCTTCGTCATCCCCATGATCGAGCGTTTGAAGGGACACAGCCCCAAGGTCGGCGCCAGAGCCTTGATTCTCTCCCCGTCTCGTGAACTGGCGCTACAGACATTGAAGGTTGTGAAGGAACTCGGTCGCGGCACAGATCTGAAGACGATTCTCCTCGTTGGTGGTGACAGCCTGGAGGAGCAGTTCGCCCAGATGGCCACGAACCCCGATATCGTCATTGCTACCCCTGGTCGTTTCCTGCATTTGAAGGTTGAAATgaacctcaacctctcctcgaTCAAATACGTGGTCTTCGACGAAGCCGATCGCCTGTTCGAAATGGGTTTTGCCGAGCAGCTAACCGAGATTCTTCACGcgctgccatcatcaagacaGACTCTGCTATTTTCGGCTACTCTGCCATCCTCCTTGGTTGAGTTTGCCAGAGCTGGTTTACAGGAGCCGAGCTTGGTGAGATTGGACGCTGAGACCAAGGTGTCTCCCGATATGGAGAGTGCCTTCTTTTCTGTcaagggtggtgagaaggagggcgCTCTGTTGCATATTCTTCACGATATTATCAAGATGCCAATGGGAACGCCAGAAGGAGCACCAAAAGACGAGGCTGATCCAAATAACTCTCGGGGGAAGCGCAAGCGTGTCAGCGACAGACTCAGTTTCAAGGAGAAGCCGACAGCACACTCTACAATCATCTTCACGGCTACCAAGCATCACGTCGAGTACATTGCACATCTCCTTCGTCATGCCGGCTTCGCTGTTTCCTACATTTACGGTTCTTTGGATCAAACCGCTAGGAAGATCCAAGTTGATGACTTTAGACGAGGAAGAACGAATATTCTGGTAGTCACAGACGTTGCGGCTCGTGGTATCGATATTCCAGTTCTCGCCAATGTCATCAACTACGACTTTCCTCCACAGCCCAAGGTTTTCGTCCATCGTGTCGGTCGTACGGCTCGTGCTGGCCAGCGCGGTTGGGCTTATGCTCTTGTACGGGAGTCTGATCTGCCCTATCTCATCGATCTTCAGCTCTTCCTCGGACGGAGGCTGGTTATGGGTAAAGATGGACAAGACCCCTCATTTGCTCAGGATGTTGTGCTCGGTGCGTTGAAGAGATTGGAGCTCGAGAACCAGACTGAGTGGGTCAACAAGGTTCTGAACGAAGAGGGCGACATCAGTGCGCTCAGGGGTGTTACGCtcaaggctgagaagctcTATATGAGGACCAGAAACTCGGCTTCCAGCTCCAGTGCCAAGAGAGCTCGCGAGATCATCAACTCAAAGGGTTGGACACAACTTCATCCCTTGTTTGGCGTGGAGGCGATCAATGCCGAGGAAGCTCGTGACAATCTCCTCTCCAAGATCAGCTTGTTCAAGCCTCAGGAGACAGTCTTCGAAATTGGGCCCCAAGGAAAGTCCCACAGAAACAGAGCGGCGGAGGTGATGCGCAGCTTCAGAACCAAGGTCGCGCCACGGAGGATCACGAAGGGAGAAAACGATTCTGATGTTGACATGTCAGATGGCGAGGGACCCAAGGCTGACAGCGAATTTGACTCGGATTCTGACGATGAACCCCCAAAGCAGGAGGATGTGTCGGAGTCGgagcaagaagaggacgacTCGGACTCTGAAATGGAAGTCACGGTTACTTCGTCCAAGTCAagcaagaagcaaaagggTGGTGACCCTATAGCGTCATTCCAAGACCCCGAGATTTTTATGTCCTACACGCCACGCACGACTTCGGCGGCAGAAGAAAAGGCCTATGGCGTCCACTCCGGTGGTGTCAACTCGTCTCATTTCGTCACCGCCGCCCGCGACGCTGCCATGGACCTCACCAACGACGACGGCGCCAAGGCCTTCGGCTTGCCTACCCGCTCCAAACTCCGCTGGGATAAGCGCCACAGCAAATACGTCGCCCGTGCCAACGATGACGACGGCTCCAAGGGCGTCAAGATGATCCGTGGTGAGTCCGGTGTCAAGATCGCGGCGTCCTTCCAATCCGGCAGATTCGACAAGTGGAAGAAGTCCAACCGTATTGGTCGCCTGCCTGGTGTTGGCGAATTGGAAAAGCCTGGCCTGGCCAGGCTTGCCAACGGTCCTGGCCACCAGGAAGGTGGCACCAGGTATAAGCACAGGCAAGAAAAGGCCCCCAAGGAAGCTGACAAATTCCGTGATGATTATCATGTGAGGAAGAAGCGGGTGGCCGAAGCCAAGGAAAAGAGGATTGGCAAGTTCAAGGATGGGGAAGGCTCGAAGCGGGAGTTGAAGAACGCTACGGACATCAGGAAGGCACGTGTCATCGCTGAAAagaagagggaaaagaatGCTAGGCCCAGCAAGCGTCCTAGGAGGTAA
- the spf31 gene encoding DnaJ subfamily C member 8 (COG:O; EggNog:ENOG503NXU4): MSTPKPTESAATPADPAPVDTRDALEVLESEAKEWDKDAEIDRILKAFRLNAYAVLGLKPGAPESDIKNLYRKKSLLIHPDKTKNPLAPDAFDRLKKAQTELMDEKHRARLDEAIADARMLLMREMKLTVDSEELKTPEFEKKWDEKTVFVLVENEQRRRRQMKAQLQEEGREQRKQEEELEQRKKKRQHEEDWEKTRDQRIDSWRQFQKGKNGEPEKKKKKLKPIG, from the exons atgtcaaccccaaaaccaacagaAAGCGCGGCGACACCAGCCGATCCCGCCCCAGTTGACACCCGCGATGCGCTTGAAGTCCTCGAGTCGGAAGCCAAGGAGTGGGACAAG gACGCCGAAATCGACCGCATCCTCAAAGCCTTCCGCCTGAACGCCTACGCCGTCCTCGGCCTAAAACCCGGCGCCCCCGAATCCGACATCAAAAACCTCTATCGCAAGaaatccctcctcatccatccaGACAAGACCAAAAACCCCCTTGCCCCCGACGCCTTCGACCGTTTGAAAAAAGCGCAGACCGAGCTCATGGACGAGAAGCACCGCGCCCGACTCGACGAGGCCATCGCCGACGCTCGCATGCTCTTGATGCGGGAGATGAAGCTCACTGTTGACTCCGAAGAGCTCAAAACCCCagagtttgagaagaagTGGGATGAAAAGACGGTATTTGTGCTGGTGGAGAATGagcaaaggaggaggcggcagaTGAAGGCGCAGTtgcaggaggagggtagggagcagaggaagcaggaggaggagttggagcagaggaagaagaagaggcagcatgaggaggattgggagaAGACGAGGGATCAGAGGATTGATAGCTGGAGGCAGTTTcagaaggggaagaatggggagccggagaagaagaagaagaagttgaagCCGATTGGGTGa